The genomic region ATCCCTGAACTTGAAGCTGCGAGCCGCGGACGAAACCGCGTGCAGGCTGCGTAAGGAGGCTCATCATGAATATTCCAGGCCTGACTCCCGAGATGATGGATCCCGAACACAGCATGTTCGCCATTCGCGGTGACCTGGATGGCGGCAAGGATAATCAGGATTTCACAGCGGTCAAACAGTTCATTGGCCTGCTTCTCGGCAAAGAGGAATTCCTCCTGCCCATTGAAGTCACCAACGAAATTATCATGATGAATCAGTTGACCTTCGTCCCCCGCGCGCCGCGTTTTATCGAAGGCGTTATCAACCTGCGCGGCACCATACTGCCGGCCATCAATCTGCGCAAGATGATGGGCCTGCCGAATGTGGAGCCGACGCTCCAGAGCCGCATCATCGTCGCACATTATGAAGAGGTCACGGTGGGCCTGATCGTGGATGGGATCACGTATGTGATTTCCTTGAATGATGATCAGCTGCAGCAGCAGGCGCTCCCTGGGCGCGGCAATGGGTCTGAGTTAATTTCCACCATCAGCAAGCGCGGCAATCAGGTGAACGGCGTGATTGATATTGCCAAGGTCCTCGCGGAAACCGGCATTGACTATCAGGCCCACGACGACTTCGAAGAACACTGAATTTCTTTTCGGAAAACGGACAGTAAATAGCGCAGCTGGCACGATGAGTGCAGCTGCGCTTTTGTTTACTTTCCGTTTTCTGGAGGAAATCAATTATGCAAAAAAGCTCACTCCCGGTCCTGCTCCCTCTCAGTTGCCTGCTTTTCGTGCC from Oligoflexus sp. harbors:
- a CDS encoding chemotaxis protein CheW, encoding MNIPGLTPEMMDPEHSMFAIRGDLDGGKDNQDFTAVKQFIGLLLGKEEFLLPIEVTNEIIMMNQLTFVPRAPRFIEGVINLRGTILPAINLRKMMGLPNVEPTLQSRIIVAHYEEVTVGLIVDGITYVISLNDDQLQQQALPGRGNGSELISTISKRGNQVNGVIDIAKVLAETGIDYQAHDDFEEH